The proteins below come from a single Dehalococcoidales bacterium genomic window:
- a CDS encoding methyltransferase domain-containing protein — protein sequence MADKSMSNLDFRFMTLLFKLRDLLKPRMNTLKEVGIKPGFSVLDYGCGPGGNMLSLARLVGASGKIYALDIHPLAVQMVRGIALRKRLTNVETIQSNCKTGLPDSSIDAALLYDVFHDLSDPRGVLEELNRILKSGGVLSVNDHHMQEAEIVGRITDGGLFHLSKKGEKTYGFMKAE from the coding sequence ATGGCTGACAAATCGATGTCAAACCTCGATTTCAGGTTTATGACTCTTCTCTTCAAGCTTCGTGATCTCTTAAAGCCTCGCATGAATACTCTGAAAGAGGTCGGCATCAAGCCGGGGTTTAGCGTGCTTGATTATGGCTGCGGACCCGGCGGCAACATGCTTTCGCTGGCCAGACTGGTGGGTGCATCAGGGAAGATATACGCGCTGGACATCCATCCCCTGGCTGTTCAGATGGTCAGAGGTATTGCCCTGAGGAAGCGACTGACCAATGTGGAGACAATTCAATCTAACTGCAAGACAGGACTGCCGGATAGCAGCATCGACGCAGCCCTGCTGTACGATGTTTTTCACGACCTGAGCGACCCACGAGGGGTACTGGAAGAGCTAAATCGAATTCTAAAATCGGGTGGAGTCCTCTCCGTGAATGACCATCACATGCAAGAGGCCGAGATAGTAGGCCGGATAACGGACGGCGGACTCTTCCACCTTTCGAAGAAGGGCGAGAAGACCTACGGGTTCATGAAAGCGGAGTAG
- a CDS encoding OFA family MFS transporter — translation MATSANRWSVLTGGFLLNLMLGIVYAWSVFVRPLMESYGWSKTIATLPFTVFLVCFALMMIPAGRAQDKMGPKKVTMLGGILLGLGFILASFIGRFESPFWLFFTYGIIAGAGCGLGYACAIPATRKWFQDKPGLAVGIVVGGFGLSALLFAPLQRYLIDAQGVEMTLLIVGIVLLVVSVLSAFLLRNPPEGWKPKGWEPPQTTATSTAPAIRDYSPGEVIKSGRFWILWLTFVFMSSAGLMVIGHVAAYTEELGIAVMYAAVAAGVLSAFNALGRPGGGALADKVGVVKTMIVLFTLQGIMMLVFPHVAVSLITIFIAVAIIGFNYGACFALFPTATGDIFGIKNLGVNYGLVFTAYGVGATLGPIMGSYVYDTTQSYTMAFTIAAVFVFIALVLSLVFKFRYSK, via the coding sequence TTGGCGACATCAGCTAATAGATGGAGTGTTCTTACTGGCGGATTCCTGCTGAACCTGATGCTGGGAATCGTATATGCATGGAGTGTTTTTGTTCGCCCATTAATGGAATCTTACGGCTGGTCAAAAACAATAGCAACCCTGCCATTCACAGTCTTCCTGGTGTGCTTTGCCCTGATGATGATTCCTGCAGGAAGGGCTCAGGATAAAATGGGGCCAAAAAAGGTCACCATGCTCGGAGGCATTCTGCTCGGACTGGGGTTTATCCTGGCCTCGTTCATCGGACGTTTTGAGTCTCCTTTCTGGCTGTTTTTTACCTACGGAATCATAGCTGGAGCAGGATGTGGCCTGGGATACGCCTGCGCTATTCCAGCAACAAGGAAGTGGTTTCAGGACAAGCCGGGGCTAGCGGTCGGAATTGTCGTTGGTGGCTTCGGCCTGAGTGCCCTGTTGTTTGCTCCTCTCCAAAGATACCTGATAGACGCTCAGGGAGTGGAGATGACCCTTCTGATAGTAGGCATCGTGCTCCTCGTGGTTTCTGTTCTCTCCGCTTTTCTGTTGCGGAACCCACCCGAGGGATGGAAACCCAAGGGATGGGAGCCTCCTCAGACAACAGCTACGTCAACCGCACCTGCGATAAGGGATTATAGCCCGGGAGAGGTTATCAAGTCAGGACGGTTCTGGATACTATGGCTCACATTTGTTTTCATGTCATCGGCGGGACTGATGGTTATCGGGCATGTTGCAGCCTACACTGAAGAACTCGGCATAGCAGTGATGTACGCTGCTGTCGCTGCCGGGGTTCTTTCTGCATTTAATGCCCTTGGCAGACCAGGGGGCGGGGCACTTGCTGACAAAGTCGGCGTTGTGAAGACCATGATTGTTCTCTTTACATTACAGGGCATAATGATGCTGGTATTCCCTCACGTCGCAGTAAGCTTAATAACAATATTCATCGCGGTGGCAATAATAGGTTTTAATTATGGCGCCTGCTTCGCCCTATTCCCCACAGCGACAGGTGATATTTTCGGCATCAAGAACCTCGGGGTCAATTATGGACTGGTTTTTACGGCTTACGGGGTCGGCGCTACCCTGGGACCCATTATGGGGTCGTACGTCTACGATACTACACAGAGCTATACCATGGCGTTCACGATTGCCGCTGTGTTCGTTTTTATAGCATTAGTGCTGTCACTGGTTTTTAAATTCAGATACTCAAAATAA